A single window of Treponema denticola ATCC 35405 DNA harbors:
- a CDS encoding tetratricopeptide repeat protein — protein MITGKRFKFILLTFIFAAGLFFTQAGILFAQDKPDALKLYRQGRSLDSIGRREDARAAYLSAIEICRNELKVNSKNMDSYAVYTWCLFRLGRYKDTELVCSDALKIGRDARIIETLAEAQFFLGNYKDSLRNMEMYIEMAPNGERISVAHFFVGEIYRNTKKYHKADIAYSISVHLEPSNSLWWYRLGIVREAAGEKEGAIAAYQTAVKLRPEFKEAAEALKRVKI, from the coding sequence ATGATAACCGGAAAACGTTTTAAATTTATTCTATTGACTTTTATTTTTGCTGCAGGCCTTTTTTTTACACAGGCCGGTATTCTTTTTGCACAAGATAAACCTGATGCTCTAAAGCTTTACAGGCAGGGCCGAAGCCTTGATTCCATAGGAAGGCGTGAAGATGCAAGAGCCGCTTATCTATCCGCCATAGAAATTTGCCGTAACGAATTAAAGGTAAATTCTAAGAATATGGATTCTTATGCCGTATATACATGGTGCCTTTTTCGATTGGGCCGATATAAGGACACCGAACTGGTATGTAGTGATGCCTTAAAAATCGGGAGAGATGCACGAATTATCGAAACTTTGGCCGAGGCTCAGTTTTTCCTTGGAAATTATAAAGACTCTTTGCGGAACATGGAAATGTATATCGAGATGGCTCCCAACGGCGAGCGCATAAGCGTTGCCCACTTTTTTGTCGGAGAGATTTACCGAAATACAAAAAAATATCACAAGGCCGATATCGCTTATTCCATTTCAGTGCACTTGGAGCCTTCCAATTCTCTTTGGTGGTATAGGCTTGGAATTGTCCGTGAAGCGGCCGGAGAAAAAGAAGGTGCGATTGCAGCCTATCAAACGGCAGTAAAACTCCGTCCCGAGTTTAAGGAAGCAGCCGAAGCCCTCAAACGGGTAAAGATTTAA
- a CDS encoding flagellar motor switch protein FliG, whose protein sequence is MSDIESQMLKNGLIKVPVDEKSAGKESPYKRVAKFLFIIGAEQAADVLRQLTKEQIDKVVAELVTVQSIDKKEAYNILNEFNDIYNKNKNLLGGVDTAKTILTEAFGEARAEEILETAVPPKMPKPFEYLEGMDKDRLSRILQGELPATKAIVLSQLEPKQAAAYISSIEDEDEKKDIILRLAKLKKIDAEVLTQVSEALKKKLADVNLNRTSSVDGVSVLADILRKLDYETGSSILDSLDLEDENLTETIKRKLVTLDDVINMNPKHIQYLISPMTDKELALLIHNQSEEFRKVILANMSKSRAALVLDEEQYMGPVLKRDLNNTVDHFLARVKNEAERGRVIIVKDEDDKFVY, encoded by the coding sequence ATGAGCGATATTGAAAGTCAAATGTTAAAGAATGGTCTTATAAAGGTTCCTGTAGATGAAAAAAGTGCCGGAAAAGAAAGTCCTTATAAGAGAGTTGCCAAATTCCTTTTTATAATCGGGGCGGAGCAGGCTGCCGATGTTTTGAGGCAGCTTACCAAGGAGCAGATAGACAAGGTTGTAGCAGAGCTTGTTACGGTTCAATCGATAGATAAAAAAGAAGCATATAATATTCTAAATGAATTTAACGATATCTACAATAAAAACAAAAACCTTTTAGGCGGTGTCGATACGGCTAAGACTATTTTAACCGAAGCCTTCGGCGAGGCCAGGGCCGAAGAGATTCTTGAAACTGCCGTGCCTCCTAAAATGCCTAAACCTTTTGAGTATCTTGAAGGTATGGATAAAGATCGCCTGAGCCGAATATTACAAGGCGAGCTTCCAGCTACAAAGGCCATAGTCCTTTCTCAATTGGAGCCTAAGCAGGCCGCAGCCTATATAAGTTCCATCGAAGATGAAGACGAAAAAAAAGACATCATCTTACGCCTTGCAAAACTTAAAAAAATAGATGCTGAAGTTCTTACTCAGGTAAGTGAGGCCTTAAAAAAGAAACTTGCCGATGTAAATTTAAACCGCACAAGCTCGGTTGACGGTGTTTCCGTATTGGCCGATATTTTGCGTAAACTGGATTATGAGACCGGCTCGAGTATCTTGGATTCTCTTGATCTTGAAGATGAAAATTTGACCGAAACTATAAAACGCAAACTTGTTACCCTTGATGATGTTATAAATATGAATCCAAAGCACATTCAATATCTAATCTCTCCTATGACCGATAAGGAATTGGCTCTTTTGATACATAATCAAAGTGAAGAATTTAGAAAGGTAATCTTGGCGAATATGTCTAAAAGCCGTGCTGCCTTGGTTCTCGATGAAGAGCAGTATATGGGACCTGTTCTAAAGCGTGATCTAAATAATACCGTTGACCACTTTTTAGCCCGAGTGAAAAATGAAGCAGAGCGGGGAAGAGTTATTATAGTAAAAGATGAAGACGATAAATTTGTGTATTAG